In a single window of the Rhopalosiphum padi isolate XX-2018 chromosome 1, ASM2088224v1, whole genome shotgun sequence genome:
- the LOC132932039 gene encoding protein rogdi isoform X1: MAEGDKLEHQCLQKEFEWVLNEEVHSILHQLNIILNECVRRFPSWDSDVQVKQEKFVLSTSPDQLKSIVSISGDTILQADIQFKVQRHQQQIMYRTNIRHDCPWKLHQVQDAGNHLRQAILQIEKIDKETIFNSSEEVLHILRNLLGCLQRGRTSLIVPRKRTIDDLIKSRNMKCLTPNLPEDLAISFYIQSHKLIFAVYQLSNSHGAMKYDTYQAECTVPWLNEVLVLFTVALQLAQQLKDKICVFTQYRDITQLSRPVSSIAIQS, encoded by the exons ATGGCAGAAGGTGACAAATTGGAGCACCAGTGTCTG CAAAAAGAATTTGAGTGGGTGTTGAATGAAGAGGTGCACTCGATACTGCACCAGTTGAATATCATACTCAAC GAATGTGTCCGACGTTTTCCATCATGGGACAGTGATGTGCAGGTCAAACAAGAAAAATTTGTCCTGTCTACGTCACCAGACCAGTTGAAAAGCATTGTATCCATATCTGGTGACACCATACTACAGGCG gatatacaatttaaagtacAGAGACATCAGCAGCAAATAATGTACCGAACAAATATTCGCCATGACTGTCCATGGAAATTACATCAAGTTCAAGACGCAGGCAATCATCTAAGACAAGCTAttttacaaattgaaaaaatagaCAAGGAAactattttcaa tTCCTCAGAAGAAGTATTGCATATTCTGCGAAATTTATTAGGGTGTTTGCAAAGAGGTCGTACAAGTCTAATAGTTCCACGTAAACGAACAATTGATGATTTGATTAAAAGCAGAAACATG AAGTGTTTGACACCCAACTTACCAGAAGATTTGGCAATTAGTTTTTACATACAGAGTCATAAGCTAATATTTGCTGTTTACCAACTGTCAAATTCTCATGGTGCAATGAAGTACGACACATATCAAGCTGAATGTACAGTACCGTGGTTAAACGAAGTCCTCGTTCTTTTCACGGTTGCTTTACAGTTAGCCCAGCAACTCAAAGACaag atCTGCGTATTTACCCAGTACAGAGATATTACTCAATTGTCACGACCAGTTTCTAGCATTGCGATACAGTCATAA
- the LOC132932039 gene encoding protein rogdi isoform X2 codes for MAEGDKLEHQCLQKEFEWVLNEEVHSILHQLNIILNECVRRFPSWDSDVQVKQEKFVLSTSPDQLKSIVSISGDTILQADIQFKVQRHQQQIMYRTNIRHDCPWKLHQVQDAGNHLRQAILQIEKIDKETIFNSSEEVLHILRNLLGCLQRGRTSLIVPRKRTIDDLIKSRNMCLTPNLPEDLAISFYIQSHKLIFAVYQLSNSHGAMKYDTYQAECTVPWLNEVLVLFTVALQLAQQLKDKICVFTQYRDITQLSRPVSSIAIQS; via the exons ATGGCAGAAGGTGACAAATTGGAGCACCAGTGTCTG CAAAAAGAATTTGAGTGGGTGTTGAATGAAGAGGTGCACTCGATACTGCACCAGTTGAATATCATACTCAAC GAATGTGTCCGACGTTTTCCATCATGGGACAGTGATGTGCAGGTCAAACAAGAAAAATTTGTCCTGTCTACGTCACCAGACCAGTTGAAAAGCATTGTATCCATATCTGGTGACACCATACTACAGGCG gatatacaatttaaagtacAGAGACATCAGCAGCAAATAATGTACCGAACAAATATTCGCCATGACTGTCCATGGAAATTACATCAAGTTCAAGACGCAGGCAATCATCTAAGACAAGCTAttttacaaattgaaaaaatagaCAAGGAAactattttcaa tTCCTCAGAAGAAGTATTGCATATTCTGCGAAATTTATTAGGGTGTTTGCAAAGAGGTCGTACAAGTCTAATAGTTCCACGTAAACGAACAATTGATGATTTGATTAAAAGCAGAAACATG TGTTTGACACCCAACTTACCAGAAGATTTGGCAATTAGTTTTTACATACAGAGTCATAAGCTAATATTTGCTGTTTACCAACTGTCAAATTCTCATGGTGCAATGAAGTACGACACATATCAAGCTGAATGTACAGTACCGTGGTTAAACGAAGTCCTCGTTCTTTTCACGGTTGCTTTACAGTTAGCCCAGCAACTCAAAGACaag atCTGCGTATTTACCCAGTACAGAGATATTACTCAATTGTCACGACCAGTTTCTAGCATTGCGATACAGTCATAA